Proteins found in one Prochlorothrix hollandica PCC 9006 = CALU 1027 genomic segment:
- a CDS encoding MATE family efflux transporter, translating into MLYLAFLRLSVVNILSNFLVPLASVVDTAFLGHWAAVEDLAGVSLATVLFNYLYWTFGFLRMGTTGLTAQAVGQGDDRESQVILVRNGAIALGVGLGLVLLQDPLGWLGFHLLSGSEAVEAAGQAYYRSRAWGAPATLINFVLWGWFLGRAEGRWVLLLSALANGGNGLLDYGFIVVWGWGSGGAGLATALSQYLTLAAGLGLVARHGITWDRALWQRVWDPAAIARTVAFSRDILIRTFALVSVFAIFTNLSAIIGTAQHQGTTLLAANALLLQVVVLSAYLVDGLAFATESLVGQLAGQGRIREMERLLRWAMGWGLGVSATIALGIVIQPRLLSLLTNHPPVLQLAGQTVGWLVPVLVIGSLAYVLDGYWLGLTEGSLLRRSALWASGLGFAPLALVAGLSHSIQILWGALVGFMVVRSLTLGWAVYDRTRSTPLLAITRH; encoded by the coding sequence CTGGCCACGGTGTTGTTTAACTATCTCTATTGGACCTTCGGGTTCTTACGCATGGGGACCACGGGTTTAACGGCCCAGGCGGTGGGCCAGGGCGATGATCGGGAGTCCCAGGTCATTTTGGTGCGCAATGGGGCGATCGCCCTGGGGGTGGGGCTGGGGTTGGTGCTGCTGCAAGACCCCCTGGGCTGGCTGGGGTTCCATCTCCTCAGTGGCAGTGAGGCGGTGGAGGCGGCGGGCCAAGCCTATTATCGATCGCGGGCCTGGGGGGCACCGGCCACCTTGATCAACTTTGTCCTCTGGGGCTGGTTTTTGGGACGGGCGGAGGGGCGCTGGGTGCTGCTGTTGTCGGCCCTGGCCAATGGGGGCAATGGGCTGCTGGACTATGGTTTCATTGTGGTCTGGGGCTGGGGCAGCGGTGGGGCTGGCCTTGCGACGGCCTTGAGCCAATACCTCACCCTGGCAGCGGGGCTGGGGTTGGTGGCTCGCCACGGCATTACCTGGGATCGCGCCCTCTGGCAGCGGGTCTGGGATCCGGCGGCGATCGCCCGCACCGTCGCCTTCAGTCGGGATATTTTGATTCGCACCTTTGCCCTGGTGTCGGTGTTTGCGATTTTCACTAACCTTAGCGCCATCATTGGCACCGCCCAGCACCAAGGCACCACCCTCTTGGCCGCCAATGCCCTGTTGCTGCAAGTGGTGGTGCTCTCGGCCTATCTGGTGGATGGCTTAGCCTTTGCCACGGAAAGCCTGGTGGGCCAGTTGGCTGGCCAGGGACGGATCCGGGAGATGGAGCGGTTGCTGAGGTGGGCCATGGGCTGGGGGTTGGGGGTTAGCGCGACGATCGCCCTGGGGATTGTGATCCAGCCTCGGCTGCTTAGCCTGCTGACGAATCATCCACCGGTGTTGCAGTTGGCGGGGCAAACCGTGGGCTGGTTGGTACCGGTGTTGGTCATTGGTTCCCTGGCCTATGTGCTGGATGGCTATTGGTTGGGGTTAACCGAGGGGTCTCTGTTGCGCCGCAGCGCCCTCTGGGCCAGTGGTTTGGGGTTTGCACCCCTGGCCCTGGTGGCAGGGCTGAGCCACAGTATTCAGATCCTGTGGGGGGCGTTGGTGGGGTTTATGGTGGTGCGATCGCTGACCCTAGGCTGGGCCGTCTATGACCGCACCCGATCGACACCCTTGCTCGCCATTACCCGCCATTGA